The sequence TTTCTTTCAGAGTGATAGCGACTCCGACTGTGCCAAGCTGCCCGCTCTACCTCTGCCCCCagttcattactgcaggcatgactgtgcctcagggccaaaagggcacagcatggcggcgtcgttgtgttctgtgtcgcatgaactgcaccacttgttcagtttgcctctgctttacatcagaaagagactgctatgggacatggcacaggcagcaaaatattgtgtagaggacttccAAAGGgtgtactgttttttttttaaatatttattttctaatatttttttaaacatccgCTAGCAGTCCTAGGCAGGTTAATAGCTGtaatgggagaaaactgaggatggatcaacattgtagttactcaacaatactaacctaaatgacagagtgaaaagaaggaagcctgtacagaatacaaatattccaaaatgtatcctgtttgcaataaggcactaaagtgaGACTGCAAAAAATGTCAAAGAAATGGTTTGAGGCAAAACCACATAATACATCACTGAGTATCATTCTTCATATGTTCAAGCATTTTGAACAATTTCATAAAAACATGTTTCCATtgagatattgtgtgtagattggtgagagaCATTTTCTAATTCAGGCCAACACatcaatgtggaataagtcaagggttatgaaagacacaacgcagcactccgggTCACATTAGGCATGGATTTGtttagggtgcattacggccacGAAGGGGATGCCGCCGAGAAactcgaggcattatcaagtgcttgtcaaattgtgaatgagagactattcacaaacaaagcagagctcatgcctttcaagcaacttttttaATATCAACAGTCTCATCATGCAGCCTAATCCAAACATATAACCCAATTTTTGTAGAACAATTAAAgctacattaataactctaaattaagcatatacgTAGGAGTACCGATTTCTTAACCGCTCAAGACAGAATAGCCGTTTAGAGGaaatttatattttattcagctttgtttaattgtattcttcatactataaaataatgcacGGAATATTAAACAaatattgtctgctaaattaaccagtggagcccacagccatttggcatagccacatcAGGATCTAACATAAGGACAGCTCAGCTCAGTATGTTGGGTTCTGAGAATAGGAAATATACTTATTCACGTCACTAAGGTAGAGAGGGTAATGGATAATGCTTatattatgtcaggatatgttattGCTAGCCATCAGGGATACTCTGGGAGTAGACGAGATATTGTCTGGTACCagtccctttgagcatggtgaagttattatttacacttcgaatggtgtatcaatacacccattcACTACAGGTATACAGGCATCCTTCATgtgagttggggaggagtgagcactttggagcagaggtcaggtcagatgaagtgaggaagaacagatatcactacaggttctgtctagcaacagagatgtattgGCTGTTCAGATGTGTACGGGGAGACTCGGCATACGAGAAAGGGTTAAATACAAGTGCTCGTGTGAATATGTTTTCGTCGATTCAGCTGATTGATCCTTTGGGAAGAATAAACTTGCTTTAAGCTTTCAGTGTCCGAGTTCTTAATATAATAATTAGAACCTCACAATATGCTTTAATTTTTTTCTAAAATGGACTACATTTTCTACATATCATGCTTCTTTTAGAccggtctaaaataaataatggatttattgtgaaggtgtaggctatattacatgaatttattagactttttaacaTGGTTTGTAggctgtgtggaagccaggagatgatacatgtgtttgttaattaacggtcaattactgtgagaccgacagttaattgtttgacaatcaccagctgatGACATTTCATATCTCTCttaaaatataaatgtttttaGGGATATACGGTGCATTCTGAAAAGTATTCAGATCTCTTccccttttccatattttgttattattattctaaaattgattaacaGGTTTTtgggattttttaaatgtattactaataaaaaacaaataccttattttcaTGAGGTTGAAGGAGTTGTACGTAGAgctcagatctggggaagggttctaaaaaaatgtctgcagcattgaaggtccccaagaacacagtggcctccatcattcttaaatggacaTAGATTGGAAACACCAAGCGCTGGGCGCCTGGCCAAACATAGCAATCGAGGAAAcactacactcgatccctccgatgtcaataactacagaccagtatcccttctttcttttctctccaaaactcttgaacgtgccgtccttggccagctctcccgctatctctctcagaatgaccttcttgatccaaatcagtcaggtttcaagactagtcattcaactgagactgctcttctctgtatcacggaggcgctccgcactgctaaagctaactctctctcctctgctctcatccttctagacctatcggctgccttcgatactgtgaaccatcagatcctcctctccaccctctccgagttgggcatctccggcgcggcccacgcttggattgcgtcctacctgacaggtcgctcctaccaggtggcgtggcgagaatctgtctcctcaccacgcgctctcaccactggtgtcccccagggctctgttctaggccctctcctattctcgctatacaccaagtcacttggctctgtcataacctcacatggtctctcctatcattgctatgcagacgacacacaattaatcttctcctttcccccttctgatgaccaggtggcgaatcgcatctctgcatgtctggcagacatatcagtgtggatgacggatcaccacctcaagctgaacctcggcaagacggagctgctcttcctcccggggaaggactgcccgttccatgatctcgccatcacggttgacaactccattgtgtcctcctcccagagcgctaagaaccttggcgtgatcctggacaacaccctgtcgttctcaactaacatcaaggcggtggcccgttcctgtaggttcatgctctacaacatccgcagagtacgaccctgcctcacacaggaagcggcgcaggtcctaatccaggcacttgtcatctcccgtctggattactgcaactcgctgttggctgggctccctgcctgtgccattaaacccctacaactcatccagaacgccgcagcccgtctggtgttcaaccttcccaagttctctcacgtcaccccgctcctccgctctctccactggcttccagttgaagctcgcatccgctacaagaccatggtgcttgcctacggagctgtgaggggaacggcacctcagtacctccaggctctgatcaggccctacacccaaacaagggcactgcgttcatccacctcttgcctgctcgcctccctaccactgaggaagtacagttcccgctcagcccagtcaaaactgttcgctgctctggctccccaatggtggaacacactccctcacgacgccaggactgcggagtcaatcaccaccttccggagacacctgaaaccccacctctttaaggaatacctaggataggataaagtaatccttctcaccccccgccttaaaatatttagatgcactattgtaaagtggctgttccactggatgtcataagatgaatgcaccaatttgtaagtcgctctggataagagcgtctgctaaatgacttaaatgtaaatgtaaatgaggaaAAGGGCCTTtgtcatggaggtgaccaagaacctgatggtcactgacagagctccagagttcctctgtggagatgggagcactccaccaatctgcagcactccaccaatcaggcctttttggtagagtggccagacggaagccactactcagtaaaaggcacatgacacacCACTTAGaatttgacaaaaggcacctaaaggactctgaccatgagaaaagagattctctgatctgatgaaaccaagattaaactctttggcttgaatgccaagcgtcaaatCTGAAGGAAACCAagcactatccctacggtgaagcatggtgatggctgcatcatgctgtatggatgtttttcagcggcagggactgggaggagggaaaggtacttgatgaaaacctgctccagagcgctcagaacctcagactggagtgaaggttcaccttccaacaggaaaatgaccgtaagcacacagccaagacaacgaagGAGTAGCTtcaggataagtctctgaatgtccttgagtggcccagccagagcctggacttgaacccgatcgaacatctctggagagacctgaaaatagctgtgcagaaacactccccatccaaccagacagagcttgagaggatctgcagagaagaatgggagaaactctccaaatatatgtgtgccaatcttgtagcgtcatacccaagaacacttCGAGgatgtactgagtaaagagtgtgaatactttatttatttatacatttgcaaaacatttataaacctgttttttctttgtcatgatggggtattgtgtagagaTTGAGAAAAATATTttattaattttagaataaggctataacataacaaaatgtggaaaaagtcaaggggtctgaatactttctgaatgcacggTATATACTTTGTTTGTTCAATGTAAATTGAAACTTTATGCTCCAATGTCTTATGTCTTAGTTTAACGTTTCTTTTGAGATATTACATTGTGTATTTCACATTCTTTAATTGAATTGATGAGATTTTTCATTAGTTGGCTCTAAAAAGATAGGATTATCTGTGTATTAAAAACTAAAATTAGCAGGGTTGTCAGAGGGATAATTATTCATATTGAACTGTATTCTAATACTGTTGTTTTATGGGTaaattgcgtgtgtgtgtgtggtggggggttaggggcctgtgtgtgtgagtgttgatCTGGCAGATAGACAGTCAGAAGAGAGAGTGACATGGTCACCATGAGGATATGAGCATGTTTGTCTGATTAAGAGACTGTGTGTGTCTCCCAGTCTGGGTGTGTATCTAGGTAAGGTGATATCCATTAATTAAAAATGCTGGGAGTTTGTTTTGAGAGTCCCAGCACCAGATGTGAGCTTTCCCCTGCTGTAGGGGGATGTCACAGGAAAGAGGGCCTCAGAGGTTTACAGAACCTGTGAACTTATTCCACCGCCAGCCCACTACCTCCACCCCACTTCTGTCAAAACACAGATACACATGGCAGGAATTTCAGGCagcgtgtgtgtatgtttctttTTATCTCACTTGTCACTAGTTCAACAGCCACATTTTCTTCctgtcaaatcaaagtttatttgtcgcATGCGcagaatataacaggtgtagaccttacaatgaaatgcttacttacaggctctaaccaatagtgcagaaaatgtattaggtgaacaataggtaagtaaagaaataaaaacaacaacatgttgatagaaattaggtagaactgatttaagtttccctgcattaaagggAAACtttccggccactaggagcgccgcctctgggtgagtggtttcctgtttacttgtttccttatacagctgactcagtgcagtcttagtgccagcatctgtctgtggtggtaaataaacagccgcGAAAAGTATagctctctaggcaagtagtacGGCCTGCAAtgtatcacaatatactctacttcaggcaagcaaaatctagagacttccttagttttcgtgcaccagctgttgtttacaaatatgcacagaccaaTTTTTTGctgtaagatacggttgcagaaacacgttgtcaaaataagttacaaataacgcaaaaaaacaaaaacattggtGAGACGCCCGTAAGACTGCTGCCTTTTCTTTTGGCGTCATTTTATAACCTAAACAATAGAGAAAATATGTCTTACGGTAGATGCATGAGTGGATGAAGTCAGCTATAGTTTTGGAAAAAGCAACACAGCCGAGAGGTTTACAGTATACCCTTGTCTGTAAGCTTTCTTTGTTTTGAGACTGAATCTTTGTTCAAGCGATGGCAATGGAATTGCTTTCATTGTGAAACATGCTGCAGTCTCCTCCAGGGCTTGTTGTTGGCTGGTGTCAATGATCAAACCATTCTTTTTTTTACTTAATCTGACTgctggtctggttcatccttgggagaaatttccaaatgcctgaaggtacctcattcatctgtacaaacaatagtacgaaagtataaacaccatgggaccacgcagccatcataccactcaggaaggagacacgttctgtctcctagagatgaacgtactttgttgcgaaaagtgcaaatcaatcccagaacaacagcaaaggaccttgtgaagatgctggatgaattagttacaaaataatctatatccacagtaaaacgagtcctatatcgacataacctaaaaggccgctcagcaaggaagaagccactgcaccaaaaccaccataaatagccagactactgtttgcaactgcacatggggacaaatatcatatttttgtgagaaatgtcctctggtctgatgaaacaaaaatagaactgtttggcgataatgaccatcattatgtttggaggaaaaagggggatgcttgcaagccgaagaacaccatcccaaccatgaagaacaggtgtggcagcatcatgttgtgggggtgctttgctgcaggagggactggtgcacttcacaaaatagatggcatcacgaggcaggaaaattatgtggagatattgacgcaacatctcaagacatcagtcaggaagttaaagcttggtcgcaaatgcgtcttccaaatggacaatggccccaagcatgcttccaaagttgtggcaaaatggtttaaggacaacaaagtcaaggtattggagaggccatcataaagccctgacctcaaccctatagaaaatgtgtgggcagaactgaaagtgtgtgtgtgagcattgaggcctacaaacctgactcagttacaccagctctgtcaggagaaatgggccaaaattcacccaacttattgtgggatgcttgtgcaaggctacctgaaatgtttgacccaagttatacagtttaaaggcaatgctaccaaatactaattgagtgtatgtaaacttctgacccactgggaatgttgaAATAAATCGTTATCTTTTTGTTTGTGGGAATGTGTATTACCTCAACCTAAAGATGAATACTTATCTCTGTCATTTCAGTTGATGGCGTGTCCGTGTCTCGGAAGGAGGAGGTTCTTGAGACGATGGACTCCCTCCAGGCTGTGGTGGCCTCTCAggtgaacagagaggaggaggagaacgagTCTTCTGATGCCAACAACATCACCAAGCCTGAAGAGAAGGTTGTTGAGGAGAAACCGGGCGAGGCCAATGAGGTGGGCTTCAAGAAGATCTTCAATTTCATCGGCTTCAAGTTCACTCTGAAGAAGGACAAGAATGAGAAGACTGACCCGGTGCAGATGCTGAAGTTGATGGACAAGGAAGTGGAAGGAGGGACAAAGGGGTCTGAGGAAACTAAGGAGGAAGCCGCCACTGCAGAGGAGGGGAAGGCAGCGGAGCCAGAGACCGCCACTGTTGAGGCTGACTTCTCTGAAACCACAACTGAGGCTGCAACTCCAATGGATTCCCCATCTCAGACTGTGGATGGAGAGGCTGCAGAAAAAGTGCCCTCGGACCCAGCTGCAGCTGCAACTACCCCACATGGCCAGGAGGCCCCCCTATCCCCCTTCAGAAGGTTCTTTACACAGGGAATCTTCTCCAATCAGCGCAAGAAGGCAAGTATCAAAAGTGccaaagagaaggaaccaaaagAGAAAGCTGCTGAGGAGAtgataaaggagggagaggagaaagcagAGGCTGGGGTGGAGGAGGAGCGAGAGAAAGCAAAGGAAGGGGTGAAGGAGGTGGAGCCAGTGACAACACCAGAAACTAAGACACCTGAAGTATCTGCGGAAGAGATCAAAGAGGAGATCCAAGCCGAATTTGCCATGGAAACCTCAGAAGCTGCTGTTACTGATGATGCCAAACAAGCGGAGGAGAATGTTGAAGAAGCTGTGGAATCAGACAAGGCCCCAGTTGAGGTCACCACCGAGGCTGAGCTTTTCTCATCCCAGAAGAAGGTCAAGGCCCAGGGTAGCCCACTGAAAAAGCTGTTTACAGGGGCTGGCCTGAAGAAGCACTCTACCAAGAAACAGAAGAAAGACAAGAAAGATACGGAGACCAAGCTGACTGAGTCTGGGGAACAGGCGGCTGAACAGCTCCAGTCCTCTACAGAGTCGGCAGAGGTCCAGAAACCTGACAGTGGGGCATCATCTCCAGAGGAGTCTGGTGAGCATGCCATCGGGGTGAAAGCCACCCAAGCTGAGGCCAGCCAAGAGGCTGATGAGGAGGTAACATGCTCAGACGAAGGGAAGAAGAAAGAAGGTATAATGCCCTGGTCCTCCTTCAAGAAGCTGGTGACACCCAAGAAACGAGTCAAGAGGCCCTCTGAGAGCGAGGACGAGGCAACTGTTGAGAAGGCCATGTCGGCCACCCTGTTCTCCACTGACAGTGGCGTGTTTgtggagaaaaagaaagaggagCCGGAACTCCCTGAAGAGGAGCCAAAAGCCGAAACCACAGAGGACCTGGAAGGCACCACAGAGGACCCCAAAAAGATGAAGATGGACACCTCACTCTCCTGGGAGGCCCTGATGTGTATGGGCGGAAACAAGAAGAGGACCAGGAAGACCTCTGACTCTGAAGATGAGGAGACCAAAATCGAAGAGGAGGCACCATCAACTGGGGAAGAGCAGGTTAAGACAGCAGTCTCTCCTTTTGGCAGCTCTGGAGAGGCAGATCAGGAAAACACAGTGTCATCCCCCGAACCATCCACTAGCCCCGCCGCAGGAGACTCCACATGGGATACTCTCAAGCGTCTTGTCACCCATAGAAAGAAGCCCAAAAATGAGGAGAGGACAGATGAATCTGGTGGCGAACAGGTAATCTCAGACAGTGAAATTCCCAAAGAAgattcctccttctctctgaGGAAACTCATTCCCGGACGCAGAAAGAAGAAGCTGCTTTCCTCCAATCTGGGGTCTGGTGAGGAAGATTCCGACACACCAGCCGTGGTCCCTCTCTCAGAGTACGACAATGAGCACGCCGAGAGTAAAGAAGAGGCTGAAGCCGAAATGACAGTAGAGACAAAGGACTCTGAGGAAGCAGCACCAATCACTCAGGTCCAATTGTCCATTGAAGAGAGATCCCCCTCTTGGATCTCAGCCAGGGCTGTCATGGAAAACCTCCAGGAGATCCCACATGATCATCTGAGTGACATCCCAGAAGAGGGTGCCGCCACCCCCAAATCTGCTGACACCACCATCGCAGAGGACATTGCAGAACAGACCTTAGAGGCAGTCCCATGCCAAGAGCAGGAACCTGAGTTGTCTGTTGCCGAGGTGACTGCAAATTCTGATGCCAAGAACATTTTAGAGCAGATCCCAGAAACAGTCACTTGCCAGGAGCCTGAGCTGTCTGTTTTTGAGGTAACTGAAGAGATGATCCCAGCCACGTATGGCGAAAGCACCCCTCTGCCCAATGAGCCTGAGACAGAGTCTTTGGAGGTCCCGCAGGAGGCTGTGGAGCTGCTCAGTGATCTTCCAAGCCTGACTTCTATGGAAATCATAGAGATCCAACTGGAGGAGGCTGCTTCCATCCCAGAACCCACACCGCCGATCAAGTTCACCGAAACCAAATCAAAGGTTGTCTTGATGGTGCATGAAGAAATTGAGGGTTCTGCCATCTGCACTGACCTGGGCACCAAGGAGATCACCAAGGTGGCTGTGGAGAAGCTTGTAATTCCCAACATGGAATGTCTACCTGAGATCAGCAATGGTCTGTCCGCTGAGATGCCGGTGGAAGATAAGGCTGATCCAACTGAGGTGGCTGACGCTAATGAAGACCCAATATTCAAGGCTCAAGTGGAGCAGGTCAAAAGCATATTCCTGGAGCCGCCCCTAGAGGAAACTATTGAAGACATCCCAGATCCTGATATATCCACTGAGGGTAAAGAGCATGAAGATGAAAAGGTCGCCACGATCAATAATATCAAGATGGAGGTTGAAATTGTTGAGGCCCCTGCGGTGAATGAGAATATCGTGGACCCCATTGTACCAACTGTTGAAGACTCCATTGCTGCTAACATTGTGGATGGCTCTGAGGCACCTGTCATTGAGGTCAAAAGTAAAGAAGAGATGGCCGCTGTCGAAGAGATTGCTGCTGTAGAGGAGGTGAATGAGCCTGCTGCCCAAGAAATGGTCACTTCACTAACTGATGCCAACCAGCCCACAGTCACTGAAGTGTGCGAGGCAGCCAGTGTTGCCCCTGCTTTAGAGTTTGCCATTGTAAAGAAGACCACGTACCTCGTCTGCCCACTGTCCGAGTCCTTGGAAACCCAGCAAGTGGAGGTTACAGAGGCTGTGGCAGTGGAAAAGCTCTCAGTGGCAGTTGCAGAGCCCACTGGCGATGACCAAATTCAAGTGCAGGTGACTGAGGTTGGCATTACAGAGGCTGAAGAGACAAAGGAGTCAGAGGCCATGGAGGAGACGGGCTTGGTCATCACTCAGGTGGTTATCCAGAGTGCTGTGAAGAAAGTGTCTGAAGCAGAGTTTGAACCCAAAGCGCCTGCCTCTGCCACTGCTACCATCACAACTGAAGATGCACTACCAGTCCAGGCGGTAGCAACGATAGAGAAAGAGATTGAACTAGTAGCAGAGGAGAAACCTGTCATTGCTGAAACACCTGTAGTCCAAGTTGAGGAACCAGCACCAGAAACCCCAGCAGAGGTGTCTACTACTCCAGAGGCACCAGCCGAGGCTGAAAAACCACCAAAGGAAGTCCACGAGGCTGTCCAGGTCATTGAGACCATTCCAGTCACAATTGAAATCACAAAGAGTATCATGGAAGAGTTTACCAAGGAGGTGGAGTATGTTCTCAAAGAGGAAGTAGAGGAAATTAAACATGAAGTGGAATTAAAGCAAGCAATGGAGGTCAATGTAAGTGTGGAGAAAGTTGTTGAAGTTGTAACAGAGGtggaacagacagagagt is a genomic window of Oncorhynchus keta strain PuntledgeMale-10-30-2019 chromosome 19, Oket_V2, whole genome shotgun sequence containing:
- the LOC118398380 gene encoding A-kinase anchor protein 12-like produces the protein MGAQTSSHRDGKSQEDASAKNLRSAVNAILEVDSVVETKFQQKNGQISITSLNGKADEQTELNDHSEDNTLAEEVDGVSVSRKEEVLETMDSLQAVVASQVNREEEENESSDANNITKPEEKVVEEKPGEANEVGFKKIFNFIGFKFTLKKDKNEKTDPVQMLKLMDKEVEGGTKGSEETKEEAATAEEGKAAEPETATVEADFSETTTEAATPMDSPSQTVDGEAAEKVPSDPAAAATTPHGQEAPLSPFRRFFTQGIFSNQRKKASIKSAKEKEPKEKAAEEMIKEGEEKAEAGVEEEREKAKEGVKEVEPVTTPETKTPEVSAEEIKEEIQAEFAMETSEAAVTDDAKQAEENVEEAVESDKAPVEVTTEAELFSSQKKVKAQGSPLKKLFTGAGLKKHSTKKQKKDKKDTETKLTESGEQAAEQLQSSTESAEVQKPDSGASSPEESGEHAIGVKATQAEASQEADEEVTCSDEGKKKEGIMPWSSFKKLVTPKKRVKRPSESEDEATVEKAMSATLFSTDSGVFVEKKKEEPELPEEEPKAETTEDLEGTTEDPKKMKMDTSLSWEALMCMGGNKKRTRKTSDSEDEETKIEEEAPSTGEEQVKTAVSPFGSSGEADQENTVSSPEPSTSPAAGDSTWDTLKRLVTHRKKPKNEERTDESGGEQVISDSEIPKEDSSFSLRKLIPGRRKKKLLSSNLGSGEEDSDTPAVVPLSEYDNEHAESKEEAEAEMTVETKDSEEAAPITQVQLSIEERSPSWISARAVMENLQEIPHDHLSDIPEEGAATPKSADTTIAEDIAEQTLEAVPCQEQEPELSVAEVTANSDAKNILEQIPETVTCQEPELSVFEVTEEMIPATYGESTPLPNEPETESLEVPQEAVELLSDLPSLTSMEIIEIQLEEAASIPEPTPPIKFTETKSKVVLMVHEEIEGSAICTDLGTKEITKVAVEKLVIPNMECLPEISNGLSAEMPVEDKADPTEVADANEDPIFKAQVEQVKSIFLEPPLEETIEDIPDPDISTEGKEHEDEKVATINNIKMEVEIVEAPAVNENIVDPIVPTVEDSIAANIVDGSEAPVIEVKSKEEMAAVEEIAAVEEVNEPAAQEMVTSLTDANQPTVTEVCEAASVAPALEFAIVKKTTYLVCPLSESLETQQVEVTEAVAVEKLSVAVAEPTGDDQIQVQVTEVGITEAEETKESEAMEETGLVITQVVIQSAVKKVSEAEFEPKAPASATATITTEDALPVQAVATIEKEIELVAEEKPVIAETPVVQVEEPAPETPAEVSTTPEAPAEAEKPPKEVHEAVQVIETIPVTIEITKSIMEEFTKEVEYVLKEEVEEIKHEVELKQAMEVNVSVEKVVEVVTEVEQTESETDGKAEEEIKEVEGNIEALEVQEVPQSEVEEVVKEFQLEVQQAEVITVVQEVLADVPTPETAEEKSEATIVTEETPVPDAPTDTAEVPAQPEGTTAEVVVPHTTQVVIQATEIIEEAEEEIMVEVVEKDAIVSSPETKEAPAKEDTTDPEQMPDIPTPEPTPDTPAPAPTVADVVETNMKYDSAAVLGQVSDGPQTALEEHQMYVSIEAVATIQDAPVNSMEEEVAVAMAVTVASPVEAAAEKATSVKCAEVMVQVIEEVVKEIKPVS